One genomic segment of Scomber japonicus isolate fScoJap1 chromosome 23, fScoJap1.pri, whole genome shotgun sequence includes these proteins:
- the zgc:194209 gene encoding adipocyte plasma membrane-associated protein — MLGKRSLSVVVLAVAVGVYLLPSPIDPKPHVLKGPPPALEGLLAANTRLQKGHRLFAGKLHGPESFTADEEGNIYTGTVDGKLWRIGPDDSLTLVTHMGQNLPECGSSTDYELVCGRPHGVRLDRHGQLIVADSYFGLHSIDPKTGEKTLLLPNSQGADGVPFAFLNGLEISPQTGIIYFTDSSSRWGRRHVKLEVIELNSLGRLLSFDPQTGSVNVLLDSLYMPNGIVLSPDEHFLLVAETSIGRILRYWLKGPKAGTKEIVMDNMIGYPDNIRLSDHGTFLVGVTTPRFRKFMPPFLDLIAPYPAVKRFLAKVIPLSAYNLILPRYALVLELGSDGELVGTLHDPEGRLTWAISDVFQHRGRTYLGSTDLPFLPIIDNWES, encoded by the exons AT gTTGGGTAAAAGATCGTTATCAGTGGTTGTGCTCGCTGTGGCTGTCGGAGTTTACCTGCTGCCTTCTCCCATAGACCCCAAACCACACGT ACTGAAGGGCCCTCCTCCGGCCCTCGAGGGGCTGCTGGCTGCCAACACTCGACTTCAGAAGGGCCACAGACTCTTTGCTGGGAAACTACACGGACCAGAATCCTTCACTGCCGATGAGGAAG gTAACATTTACACAGGAACAGTTGACGGGAAGTTGTGGAGGATCGGTCCTGACGACAGCCTCACCCTCGTCACCCACATGGGCCAAAATCTACCAGAATGCG GCAGCAGCACAGATTATGAGCTTGTGTGCGGTCGTCCTCATGGAGTTCGTCTGGATCGTCACGGTCAGCTGATTGTCGCCGACTCTTACTTCGGGCTGCACAGCATCGACCCCAAAACTGGAGAAAAGACTCTGCTGCTGCCTAATTCACAAG GTGCTGACGGCGTTCCCTTCGCCTTTTTAAACGGCCTGGAGATTTCCCCCCAAACTGGGATCATTTATTTCACAGACTCCTCCAGCCGCTGGGGACGCAGACACGTCAAACTGGAG GTGATCGAGCTGAACAGCCTCGGACGTCTGCTGTCCTTCGAtcctcagacaggaagtgtgaaCGTCCTACTGGATTCTCTCTACATGCCCAATGGCATCGTCCTCTCACCTGACGAGCACTTCCTGCTGGTGGCGGAGACGAGCATCGGACGCATACTgag ATATTGGCTCAAAGGCCCCAAGGCTGGTACCAAAGAGATCGTCATGGACAACATGATCGGTTACCCCGACAACATCCGCCTTAGTGACCACGGAACATTCCTGGTTGGCGTAACGACGCCTCGATTCCGGAAGTTCATGCCTCCCTTTCTGGATTTGATCGCCCCTTACCCTGCAGTCAAACGCTTCCTGGCCAAG GTGATCCCTCTGAGTGCCTACAACCTCATACTGCCGCGCTACGCTCTGGTCCTGGAGCTGGGATCGGACGGCGAGCTGGTGGGAACGCTGCACGACCCCGAAGGCCGGCTGACGTGGGCCATCAGCGACGTCTTCCAGCACCGAGGGAGGACGTACCTGGGCAGCACCGACCTGCCGTTCCTGCCCATCATCGACAACTGGGAGAGCTGA
- the gnsa gene encoding N-acetylglucosamine-6-sulfatase, protein MMKMVLNRWFLSTLLMCVTLCSSSGVFAASYRRPNIVLILTDDLDIAIGGLNPLNKTKKLIGDAGISFTNAFVASPLCCPSRASILTGKYPHNHHVINNTLEGNCSSKSWQKSEEATTFPALLHTYAGYQTFFAGKYLNQYGHAEAGGVEHVPPGWNYWVALEKNSKYYNYTLSVNGKAQKHGAEYSKDYLTDVLANMSLDFLQYKSNYQPFFMMVSTPAPHSPWTAAPQYQDRFNTTKAPRDPNFNVHGKDKHWLIRQAKTPMTNSSVQFLDDAFKKRWRTLLSVDDLVEKIVKRLEVRGELDNTYIFFTSDNGYHTGQFSLPLDKRQLYEFDIRVPLMVRGPNIKPNQTTQMLVANVDLGPTILDIAGYNVNKTQMDGMSFLPVMEGKINGTSWRTDILVEYEGEGSNVSDPACPLLGPGVSECFPDCVCEDSYNNTYACVRTVAPSANLQYCEFDDNEVFVEVYNVTADPFQLTNIAKTIDQEVLEKMNHRLMMLQSCSGQSCRTPGVYDPRYKFDPRQMFPHHSRRLSRLRKTMK, encoded by the exons ATGATGAAAATGGTTTTAAATCGCTGGTTTTTGTCGACTTTGTTGATGTGCGTCACTTtgtgcagcagcagcggtgTGTTTGCTGCATCATACCGGAGACCTAACATTGTTTTGATCCTCACAGACGACCTAGACATCGCTATTGGAGGTCTa aatccACTAAACAAGACCAAAAAGCTTATTGGTGATGCAGGGATATCGTTCACAAACGCA TTTGTGGCCAGCCCGCTGTGTTGCCCCAGCCGAGCCAGCATCCTGACGGGGAAATACCCCCACAACCACCACGTCATCAACAACACCTTAGAGGGAAACTGCAGCAGTAAGTCCTGGCAGAAGAGCGAGGAGGCCACCACCTTCCCCGCTCTGCTACACACCTACGCTGGATATCAGACCTTCTTCGCTGGGAAATACCTCAACCAG tatGGGCACGCTGAGGCAGGCGGAGTGGAGCATGTTCCTCCAGGCTGGAACTACTGGGTCGCACTG gagAAAAACTCTAAATACTACAACTACACTCTGTCTGTGAACGGGAAGGCTCAGAAACACGGAGCGGAGTACAGCAAAGATTACCTGACAGACGTACTG GCCAACATGTCTCTAGACTTCCTCCAGTATAAATCCAACTACCAGCCGTTCTTCATGATGGTTTCCACACCGGCGCCTCATTCCCCGTGGACGGCAGCTCCTCAGTACCAGGACCGCTTCAACACCACCAAGGCGCCCAGAGATCCCAACTTCAACGTCCACGGAAAA gACAAACACTGGTTGATCCGACAGGCTAAAACACCCATGACCAACTCATCCGTTCAGTTTCTGGATGACGCTTTCAAGAAGCG GTGGAGGACTCTGCTGTCAGTGGACGACCTGGTGGAGAAAATAGTGAAGAGGTTGGAAGTCAGAGGTGAACTGGACAACACCTACATCTTCTTTACCTCTGATAACGGTTACCACACAG GTCAGTTTTCTCTTCCTCTGGATAAACGGCAGCTGTATGAGTTTGACATCAGAGTTCCTCTCATGGTCAGAGGACCGAACATCAAACCCAACCAGACCACTCAG ATGCTGGTGGCGAACGTCGACCTCGGCCCGACCATCCTGGACATCGCCGGTTACAACGTCAACAAGACACAGATGGACGGCATGTCCTTCCTGCCCGTCATG GAGGGGAAAATAAACGGCACCAGCTGGAGAACAGACATCCTGGTGGAGTATGAAGGAGAGGGAAGCAACGTGTCCGACCCCGCCTGCCCTCTGCTGGGACCCGGAGTGTCG GAGTGTTTCCCAGACTGTGTGTGCGAGGACTCGTACAACAACACCTACGCCTGTGTGCGCACCGTCGCCCCCTCTGCCAACCTGCAGTACTGCGAGTTTGATGATAACGAG GTGTTTGTGGAAGTCTACAACGTGACAGCGGACCCATTCCAGCTCACAAACATCGCTAAGACCATCGACCAGGAAGTTTTGGAGAAGATGAACCATCGGCTGATGATGCTGCAGTCCTGCTCTGGACAGTCGTGTCGGACACCCGGCGTGTACGACCCGAG GTATAAATTTGACCCTCGACAGATGTTTCCCCACCACAGCCGGCGGCTCAGCAGACTCAGAAAAACGAtgaaatga